In the genome of Streptomyces collinus, one region contains:
- a CDS encoding alpha-L-rhamnosidase, which produces MTTPSFEASPTTDTATKVTALRTADDSGLVATPLPEPRLSWSLTGDRPGVLQHAYEVQVAADRSFTGAVSSGEVESGAVTDHPWPAGPLGSREVRHWRVRVRTDVGWTQWSQPARVEAALLDAGDWTARPVHVPSDRGRTSPGPVPLLRREFDLPAEPVSARLYVTSLGVHRTGVNGRPVSGELLEPGWTSYPNRLLYATYDVTGLLSPGRNALSAAVGDGWYRGHLTWHKNRDVYGDTSALLAQLEVTLADGGTVTVVTDDRWRGGYGGLLAADLYDGCARDLRQEPHGWRLPGFDDRDWERAAVLPLPAGLTQRAHPPVRVVQVIRPELSTLPDGTIAVDAGENVTGVLRLRADGPAGGTVTVRHAEVLDDDGRLLTGILRGARATDEYTLSGGTAELEPEFTFHGFRHAEIDASPGVTVEHVEVAVMAGDLRRIGEFHCSDDRVNALYANVVRSQRGNFLAVPTDCPQRDERLGWTGDIMAFAPTACATFDSRSFLDSWLTDLGIEQRPDGAVPLVIPDVDLGELPPMDLPFAGTTAGWGDAATVVPTALFDAYGHRSLLGRHYATMRAWVDFTAGRLDDDGTWSGNAQLGDWLDPAAPPEDPARATTDSAYVATAFVAHSARLLADAARELGRSDDAERYAELHRRTAEAAWRKWGGHARTTQTGCALALEFGIAPAAERAAVGESLAALVRANDGRIATGFLGTPFVLPALSGSGHTAEAYRLLLNTECPGWLYQVERGATTMWERWDAIRPDGTIDTEKAGTMLSFNHYAYGAVAAWLYGSVAGLRATSPGYRTIEIAPRPGSALTSASASIATPYGTVSVAWSVRGDTLTVDAELPPGTTGRFLPPEGLHSAQPVTGLGSGRHRLVLRG; this is translated from the coding sequence ATCCCCCACGACGGACACCGCGACGAAGGTCACCGCACTGCGCACCGCGGACGACTCCGGTCTCGTCGCCACCCCGCTTCCCGAACCCCGTCTGTCATGGTCACTGACCGGCGACCGGCCGGGCGTCCTGCAGCACGCCTACGAGGTGCAGGTGGCGGCCGACCGGTCCTTCACCGGCGCGGTGTCCAGCGGCGAGGTCGAGTCCGGCGCGGTGACCGATCACCCGTGGCCGGCCGGGCCCCTGGGCAGCCGCGAGGTCCGGCACTGGCGCGTCCGCGTCCGCACCGACGTCGGGTGGACGCAGTGGAGCCAACCCGCCCGGGTGGAGGCCGCGTTGCTCGACGCCGGGGACTGGACGGCCCGCCCCGTCCATGTGCCCAGTGACCGGGGCCGCACCTCCCCCGGCCCGGTGCCGCTGCTCCGCCGGGAGTTCGACCTCCCGGCGGAGCCGGTGTCCGCCCGGCTGTACGTCACCTCGCTGGGCGTCCACCGCACCGGCGTCAACGGCCGGCCCGTCTCCGGCGAACTCCTGGAACCAGGCTGGACCAGCTACCCCAACCGGCTCCTCTACGCCACCTACGACGTCACCGGTCTGCTCTCCCCCGGCCGCAACGCCCTGTCCGCCGCCGTCGGCGACGGCTGGTACCGAGGCCATCTCACCTGGCACAAGAACCGCGACGTCTACGGCGACACCTCCGCACTGCTCGCCCAGCTGGAAGTCACCCTCGCCGACGGCGGCACGGTCACCGTCGTCACCGACGACCGGTGGCGCGGCGGGTACGGCGGCCTGCTGGCGGCGGACCTGTACGACGGCTGCGCACGCGACCTCCGCCAGGAGCCGCACGGCTGGCGGCTGCCCGGCTTCGACGACCGCGACTGGGAGCGGGCCGCCGTACTGCCCCTGCCCGCCGGGCTGACGCAGCGGGCCCACCCGCCGGTACGGGTCGTCCAGGTCATCCGGCCGGAGCTGAGCACCCTGCCCGACGGCACGATCGCCGTCGACGCGGGCGAGAACGTCACCGGCGTGCTCCGGCTCCGCGCCGACGGCCCGGCCGGCGGCACGGTCACCGTCCGGCACGCCGAGGTCCTCGACGACGACGGCCGGCTGCTGACCGGCATCCTGCGCGGCGCACGGGCCACCGACGAGTACACCCTGTCCGGCGGCACGGCCGAGCTGGAGCCGGAGTTCACCTTCCACGGCTTCCGGCACGCCGAGATCGACGCCTCCCCGGGCGTCACCGTCGAGCACGTCGAAGTCGCCGTCATGGCCGGCGACCTGCGCCGCATCGGCGAGTTCCACTGCTCCGACGACCGTGTGAACGCGTTGTACGCCAACGTCGTCCGCTCCCAGCGCGGTAACTTCCTCGCCGTCCCCACGGACTGCCCGCAACGCGACGAACGGCTCGGCTGGACGGGCGACATCATGGCCTTCGCCCCGACGGCCTGCGCCACGTTCGACAGTCGGTCCTTCCTCGACAGCTGGCTCACCGACCTCGGCATCGAGCAACGGCCGGACGGCGCGGTGCCGCTGGTGATTCCCGACGTGGACCTCGGTGAACTGCCTCCCATGGACCTGCCCTTCGCGGGCACCACCGCGGGCTGGGGCGATGCGGCCACCGTCGTACCGACCGCTCTGTTCGACGCCTACGGCCACCGCAGCCTGCTGGGCCGCCACTACGCCACGATGCGCGCTTGGGTCGACTTCACCGCCGGCCGTCTCGACGACGACGGGACCTGGAGCGGCAACGCGCAGCTCGGGGACTGGCTGGACCCGGCCGCCCCACCGGAGGACCCGGCGCGCGCCACCACCGACTCCGCCTACGTGGCCACCGCCTTCGTCGCGCACAGCGCCCGGCTGCTCGCCGACGCGGCCCGTGAACTGGGCCGTTCCGACGACGCCGAACGGTACGCGGAGCTGCACCGGCGTACCGCCGAGGCCGCCTGGCGGAAGTGGGGCGGCCACGCCCGCACCACCCAGACCGGGTGCGCGCTCGCGCTCGAATTCGGCATCGCGCCCGCCGCGGAACGGGCCGCGGTCGGTGAGTCCCTCGCCGCCCTGGTCCGTGCCAACGACGGGCGTATCGCCACCGGGTTCCTCGGCACCCCCTTCGTCCTGCCGGCCCTGTCCGGCAGTGGTCACACCGCGGAGGCGTACCGGCTGCTGCTCAACACCGAGTGTCCGGGCTGGCTCTATCAGGTGGAGCGCGGCGCCACCACCATGTGGGAGCGGTGGGACGCGATCCGGCCCGACGGCACCATCGACACCGAGAAGGCCGGGACGATGCTGTCGTTCAACCACTACGCCTACGGCGCGGTCGCCGCCTGGCTCTACGGCTCCGTCGCCGGTCTGCGGGCGACCTCGCCGGGCTACCGCACCATCGAGATCGCGCCACGCCCCGGGTCTGCGCTCACCTCGGCGAGCGCCTCGATCGCCACCCCCTACGGAACGGTGTCCGTGGCCTGGTCGGTCAGGGGGGACACGCTCACGGTGGACGCCGAGCTGCCGCCGGGCACGACCGGACGGTTCCTCCCGCCCGAGGGCCTGCATTCCGCGCAGCCGGTCACCGGCCTCGGGTCCGGACGCCACCGCCTGGTCCTGCGCGGCTGA